From Nitrospirota bacterium, one genomic window encodes:
- the glgA gene encoding glycogen synthase GlgA: MRVLMVASEVFPYSKVGGLGDVMGSLPVALSGKGFEVTVLSPMYRPTSIKIKGGREIRLELAGEAIPAKVFTQEKRGVRWAFLDAPSLFNRPYVYNDSDGDVADEHRRFSALAFTAIEGVRQGLFEADVLHAHDWHTALVPYLLRRYPAYREDPALSNLRCLLTIHNLGYQGVFPKEVLDELGLPAEDFNTEVLEFYGKVNFIKAGIVFADAVNVVSPQYAREIQTPEAGFALDGLLRKYAAKLTGILDGIDSEVWNPRKDKALKKKLTLSLDRWKAASKAALQEEMGLEMDPKVVLVGIVSRLTPQKGIDVVCEAADRIVESGMQMAVLGRGSEALEKAVRETGGRLAGRFAVKVDFDDALARRIYAGSDLFLVPSRYEPCGLTQMIAMRYGAVPVAHRVGGLIDTIEEGRTGFLFSPLTADSVVDALGRAREACANGGLSMLRKTCTEQDFSWDHSAEAYAALLYSLKPA, encoded by the coding sequence ATGCGTGTTCTGATGGTGGCTTCGGAAGTGTTTCCATACAGCAAAGTGGGCGGGCTCGGAGACGTCATGGGCTCGCTGCCGGTGGCGTTGTCCGGAAAGGGATTTGAAGTGACGGTCTTGAGTCCGATGTACCGGCCGACCTCAATCAAGATCAAAGGGGGCCGGGAAATCCGGCTCGAACTCGCCGGGGAAGCCATCCCGGCGAAGGTGTTCACGCAAGAGAAGAGGGGCGTGCGGTGGGCCTTCCTCGACGCACCCTCGTTGTTCAATCGTCCCTACGTCTACAACGATTCCGACGGGGATGTCGCGGATGAGCATCGGCGATTCTCCGCCCTCGCCTTTACCGCGATTGAAGGGGTGCGGCAGGGACTGTTCGAAGCCGATGTCCTGCACGCGCACGATTGGCACACGGCCCTCGTGCCGTACCTCCTGCGGCGGTATCCCGCCTATCGTGAAGATCCGGCGCTTTCGAATCTGCGATGCCTTCTCACCATCCATAATCTTGGATACCAAGGCGTTTTCCCAAAGGAGGTCCTGGATGAGTTGGGACTTCCGGCGGAGGACTTCAACACCGAGGTCCTGGAGTTCTACGGGAAGGTGAATTTCATCAAGGCCGGGATTGTGTTTGCCGACGCGGTGAACGTAGTGAGTCCGCAGTACGCCCGGGAGATCCAGACCCCCGAGGCCGGGTTTGCGCTCGATGGTCTCCTGCGGAAATATGCGGCCAAGCTCACGGGCATTCTCGATGGCATCGACTCCGAGGTGTGGAACCCGCGCAAGGACAAGGCTCTCAAGAAGAAACTGACCCTCTCGCTTGATCGATGGAAGGCGGCGTCGAAAGCCGCCTTGCAGGAAGAGATGGGCCTCGAAATGGATCCGAAAGTGGTCCTCGTGGGCATCGTCTCACGGCTTACGCCGCAGAAGGGAATTGACGTGGTGTGCGAAGCGGCGGATCGGATCGTCGAAAGCGGTATGCAGATGGCCGTGCTCGGTCGGGGGAGCGAGGCGCTGGAGAAGGCGGTGCGGGAGACCGGCGGGCGGTTGGCCGGACGGTTCGCGGTCAAGGTCGATTTCGACGACGCACTCGCGCGCCGTATCTACGCCGGCAGTGATTTGTTTCTCGTGCCCTCCCGGTATGAGCCGTGCGGACTCACCCAGATGATTGCGATGCGCTATGGGGCGGTTCCCGTAGCCCATCGGGTCGGGGGCTTGATCGATACCATTGAGGAGGGTCGAACGGGATTCCTCTTTTCGCCGTTGACGGCCGATTCGGTGGTTGACGCGCTGGGCCGGGCGCGGGAAGCCTGCGCGAACGGCGGCCTGTCGATGCTGCGGAAGACCTGCACGGAGCAGGATTTCTCATGGGATCACTCGGCGGAAGCCTACGCAGCACTGCTCTATTCCTTGAAGCCCGCATGA
- a CDS encoding 6-phosphofructokinase, whose translation MTRKVGIIVGGGPAPGINGVIGSATIEAINRGCEVVGILDGFKHLAAGGVSQVESLKIEDVSRIHTHGGSILRTSRTNPTKDAQSMRNVLNGLAALGIEHLVTIGGDDTATTAVKLHEASGGKVNVVHVPKTIDNDLPLPSGMPTFGFETARELGAALVGNLMEDSRTTQRWFIVVAMGRSAGHLALGIARAAGATLAVIPEEFPSMVSVRHVCDIIEGAMIKRRAAGKDDGVAVVAEGVAEKLRADGLQGLDEARTDEHGHLRLAELGFAEFMKRRIEQSLKERGMSIPISDKNIGYELRCAAPIAFDLEYTRTLGHAAVKFLLESGPNVMVALSEGKVVPIPFGAMVDPQTGRTRLRLVDVESESYEVALRYMIRLRKSDFESTEEVRRLASAAKMTEEAFRSRFQPVAA comes from the coding sequence ATGACAAGAAAAGTCGGGATCATCGTTGGCGGCGGTCCGGCGCCGGGGATCAACGGCGTCATCGGCTCGGCGACAATCGAGGCGATCAACCGGGGATGCGAGGTGGTGGGAATCCTGGACGGGTTCAAACACCTTGCCGCCGGAGGAGTCAGCCAGGTGGAATCGCTCAAGATTGAGGACGTTTCCAGAATTCATACGCACGGGGGCTCCATCCTCCGGACCTCCAGGACCAACCCGACGAAGGACGCTCAGAGCATGCGCAACGTTCTGAACGGCCTCGCCGCGCTCGGGATTGAGCACCTCGTGACAATCGGGGGAGATGACACCGCCACCACCGCCGTGAAGCTCCACGAGGCGAGCGGGGGGAAGGTGAACGTGGTTCACGTGCCGAAGACCATCGATAACGATCTCCCGCTCCCGAGCGGAATGCCGACGTTCGGATTCGAAACGGCGCGCGAGCTGGGCGCCGCACTGGTCGGCAATTTAATGGAGGATTCCCGTACAACGCAACGGTGGTTCATCGTGGTCGCCATGGGACGTTCCGCGGGCCACCTGGCGCTCGGCATCGCCCGTGCCGCCGGGGCCACCTTGGCGGTCATCCCCGAGGAGTTTCCATCCATGGTGTCCGTGCGCCATGTGTGCGACATCATAGAGGGCGCGATGATCAAGCGGCGCGCGGCGGGCAAAGACGATGGCGTGGCGGTGGTCGCCGAAGGTGTGGCCGAGAAATTGAGGGCCGACGGCCTGCAGGGACTGGACGAAGCCCGAACGGACGAGCACGGTCACCTCCGGCTGGCGGAGTTGGGCTTTGCCGAATTCATGAAGCGCCGGATCGAACAGAGCCTGAAAGAGCGCGGGATGTCCATTCCTATTTCGGACAAGAACATCGGCTATGAACTCCGCTGTGCGGCGCCCATTGCCTTTGACCTGGAGTACACCCGCACTCTGGGTCACGCCGCGGTAAAGTTCCTCCTGGAATCCGGACCCAATGTGATGGTGGCCCTGTCGGAAGGCAAGGTGGTTCCCATTCCGTTCGGCGCGATGGTGGACCCTCAGACGGGCCGGACGAGACTCAGGCTGGTGGATGTTGAGTCGGAGAGCTACGAGGTGGCCCTCCGGTACATGATCCGTCTGCGAAAGAGCGATTTCGAATCGACAGAGGAAGTTCGGCGGCTCGCCTCCGCCGCGAAGATGACCGAAGAGGCTTTTCGCTCTCGTTTCCAGCCCGTCGCCGCCTGA
- the glgC gene encoding glucose-1-phosphate adenylyltransferase, protein MTQCVVCPQNDDALTFVMAGGKGERLFPLTRDRAKAAVHFGGRYRLIDFVLSNLINSGFYKIKVLVQYKSDSLDRHISKVWRLSSVLNHYIDPVPAQMRVGERWFMGTADAVFQNLNLVENEDPRFVCIFGADHIYKMDVSQMLKFHIGAGAELTIAAVPRPAHEARLYGVLDVNAEGRVTEFREKPADVHPESDGQVLASMGNYIFNTDVLKQVLKEDAEAHDSSHDFGRVVIPRMIEQHRVFAYNFHENEVPGVSGKETAYWRDVGTLESYFDANLDLIGVSPHFNLYNEDWPIRCGHFDLPPAKFVFSGGDSNRMGMALDSMVAEGCILAGGEVSRSVLFPEVRVDSFATVQESILMPGVNVGSYVRMKRVIADVGVKIPDNMQIGFNHAEDRKRFFVTESGLTVIPKGTVLS, encoded by the coding sequence ATGACCCAGTGCGTAGTCTGTCCGCAGAATGACGACGCGCTGACGTTCGTCATGGCCGGAGGGAAAGGCGAGCGGCTCTTCCCACTGACCCGGGATCGCGCGAAGGCGGCAGTCCACTTCGGCGGACGCTACCGGCTCATCGATTTCGTCCTTTCCAACCTCATCAATTCGGGATTCTACAAGATTAAGGTTCTGGTCCAGTATAAATCCGACTCGCTCGACCGCCACATCTCCAAGGTCTGGCGGCTGTCCTCCGTCCTGAATCACTACATCGATCCCGTGCCCGCCCAGATGCGCGTGGGGGAACGGTGGTTCATGGGAACGGCGGACGCCGTTTTCCAAAACCTGAACCTGGTGGAGAACGAGGACCCGCGTTTCGTGTGTATCTTCGGCGCCGATCACATTTACAAAATGGACGTGAGCCAGATGCTCAAGTTCCACATCGGGGCCGGGGCGGAATTGACGATTGCGGCCGTGCCGCGTCCGGCTCACGAGGCGCGCCTGTACGGCGTGCTCGACGTCAATGCCGAGGGCCGCGTCACCGAGTTCCGGGAGAAGCCCGCCGATGTGCATCCGGAAAGCGATGGGCAGGTCCTTGCTTCAATGGGGAATTACATTTTCAATACCGATGTCTTGAAGCAGGTTCTTAAAGAAGACGCGGAAGCCCACGATTCGTCGCATGATTTCGGGAGAGTCGTTATTCCAAGGATGATCGAGCAGCATCGCGTTTTCGCCTACAATTTTCACGAGAATGAAGTCCCTGGGGTTTCCGGGAAGGAAACGGCCTACTGGAGAGATGTTGGGACGCTCGAATCCTACTTCGATGCCAACCTCGATCTGATCGGCGTGTCGCCGCACTTCAATCTGTACAACGAGGATTGGCCCATCCGGTGCGGCCACTTCGATCTCCCGCCGGCGAAATTTGTCTTCTCAGGAGGGGATTCAAATCGAATGGGGATGGCGCTGGATTCCATGGTGGCCGAGGGCTGCATTCTGGCCGGCGGCGAAGTGAGCCGGAGCGTTCTGTTTCCCGAGGTGCGGGTCGATTCATTCGCGACGGTGCAGGAATCCATCCTCATGCCGGGAGTGAACGTGGGGAGCTATGTCCGCATGAAACGAGTCATCGCGGACGTGGGGGTGAAGATTCCGGACAACATGCAGATCGGGTTCAACCATGCGGAAGATCGGAAACGGTTTTTCGTCACCGAGTCCGGCTTGACGGTGATTCCGAAGGGGACGGTCTTGAGCTGA
- a CDS encoding toxin → MADVRWALSKSKKLKRKRGVSFEEIVRARLVAVKEHPSRSHQNILLFELGGYIWVVPYVARGETVFLKTLFPSRKYTRMWKKGELA, encoded by the coding sequence ATGGCCGATGTCCGGTGGGCTCTTTCCAAGAGCAAAAAGCTGAAGAGAAAACGGGGCGTCTCTTTCGAGGAGATCGTCCGAGCAAGGCTGGTAGCCGTGAAGGAGCACCCGAGCCGTTCGCACCAGAATATCCTGCTCTTCGAACTTGGGGGCTACATTTGGGTAGTGCCCTATGTGGCAAGGGGAGAGACCGTTTTCTTGAAGACGCTTTTCCCCAGCCGGAAATACACGCGAATGTGGAAGAAGGGAGAATTGGCATGA
- a CDS encoding glucosidase encodes MNKRNHAGAEALRLAEDARREKNWKRWGPYLSERQWGTVREDYSPGGECWSYLPHDHARSRAYRWGEDGLLGISDREGRLCFAVALWNGKDPILKERLFGLTGPEGNHGEDVKESYYYLDSTPTHSYMKALYKYPHGEFPYGRLLEEAGKRDRSHPEIELADLGVFDQGRYFDVWVEYAKADADDILIRLTIENHGKDRAVLHVLPTFWFRNTWSWGRSGEGYWPKPTLALMSANAISAEHVSLGRYRLDAGPSPKGNLPAFLFTENETNFERLYGFKNGARFSKDGFHDAVVHGRSEAVNVAAVGTKAAAHYTLDLSPNETVSLSLRLRREGDRNSITFGKAFDRVFATRIEEADAYYEEILPNSLSADARSVVRQAQAGLLWSKQFYHYVVGHWLEGDPSQPSPPENRRKGRNREWVHLYNRDVLSMPDKWEYPWYAAWDLAFHMIPFAQLDPEFAKQQLILLLREWYMHPNGQMPAYEFAFDDVNPPVHAWSCWRVYKMTGARGKRDRLFLARTFQKLLLNFTWWVNRKDVDGNNIFAGGFLGLDNIGAFDRSKPLPSGGHLEQADGTAWMAFYAATMMAMALELAKEEPAYEDVASKFFEHFVAITDAMNTLGGTGLWNEEDGFYYDQLLLGGRTIPLRVRSMVGIIPLLAVEVLDWETIGRLKGFSKRMKWFLENRKDLAETISYMESVEEGNHSHRLLAIPSRRRLERVMRYLLDEKEFLSPYGIRSLSKAHGEDPYVFGLNGDEYRVEYVPGESTTALFGGNSNWRGPIWFPLNYLLIEALERYHHFYGDKFRVECPTGSGRRMNLSEVAHELATRLSRLFLPDAEGRRPCHGDDARYARDPDWKNLVLFYEYFHGDSGKGLGASHQTGWTALVAKLFQDLARHAI; translated from the coding sequence ATGAACAAACGGAATCATGCCGGAGCTGAAGCATTGCGTTTGGCGGAGGACGCCCGGCGCGAGAAGAATTGGAAGCGCTGGGGGCCTTATCTCTCGGAGCGGCAGTGGGGGACCGTGCGGGAAGACTATTCCCCCGGAGGCGAATGCTGGTCGTATCTCCCGCACGATCATGCCCGAAGTCGGGCGTACCGCTGGGGGGAGGATGGCCTACTCGGGATCTCCGACCGCGAAGGCCGCCTCTGCTTCGCCGTGGCGCTCTGGAACGGAAAGGACCCGATTCTGAAGGAACGGCTGTTCGGTCTCACCGGCCCGGAAGGCAATCACGGTGAGGACGTGAAGGAGAGCTACTACTACCTCGATTCCACGCCGACGCATTCCTACATGAAGGCCCTGTACAAATACCCGCATGGTGAGTTCCCATACGGCCGTCTCCTTGAGGAGGCAGGGAAACGGGATCGATCGCATCCCGAGATCGAACTGGCCGATCTGGGCGTGTTCGATCAGGGCCGCTATTTCGATGTCTGGGTGGAGTACGCCAAGGCTGATGCGGACGACATTCTTATCCGGCTGACGATCGAAAACCACGGCAAGGATCGCGCGGTCCTGCACGTGCTCCCGACTTTCTGGTTCCGCAACACATGGTCGTGGGGCAGGTCCGGCGAAGGCTATTGGCCGAAACCGACGCTCGCGTTGATGTCGGCCAATGCGATATCGGCTGAGCACGTTTCCCTTGGCCGATACCGGCTGGACGCGGGCCCTAGCCCAAAGGGCAACCTGCCGGCCTTCCTCTTCACGGAAAACGAAACGAACTTCGAGCGCCTTTACGGGTTCAAGAACGGCGCGCGATTTTCCAAGGACGGGTTTCACGACGCCGTGGTCCACGGCCGGAGCGAGGCCGTGAATGTCGCGGCGGTGGGGACGAAAGCGGCGGCGCACTACACGTTGGACTTGTCGCCGAACGAAACGGTTTCGCTTTCCCTCCGGCTTCGGCGTGAAGGAGACCGGAACTCCATCACGTTCGGGAAAGCCTTCGACCGTGTTTTCGCCACGAGGATCGAAGAAGCCGATGCCTACTACGAGGAGATACTTCCCAACTCGCTCTCGGCGGATGCCCGCTCCGTGGTTCGGCAAGCCCAGGCGGGACTCCTCTGGAGCAAGCAGTTCTATCACTATGTCGTCGGCCACTGGCTCGAAGGCGATCCTTCACAACCGTCGCCGCCGGAGAATCGCCGGAAGGGTCGCAACCGCGAGTGGGTCCATCTCTACAACCGCGATGTTCTTTCCATGCCGGACAAGTGGGAGTACCCGTGGTACGCGGCGTGGGACCTCGCCTTCCACATGATTCCCTTCGCGCAACTTGATCCGGAGTTCGCGAAGCAACAGCTCATCCTCCTCTTGCGCGAATGGTACATGCACCCCAATGGCCAGATGCCCGCCTACGAGTTCGCGTTCGACGACGTGAATCCTCCGGTTCATGCGTGGTCGTGTTGGAGGGTGTACAAGATGACCGGCGCCCGCGGAAAACGCGACCGCCTCTTCCTTGCGCGGACGTTTCAGAAATTACTTCTCAACTTCACGTGGTGGGTGAACCGGAAGGACGTGGACGGAAACAACATCTTCGCCGGCGGTTTTCTGGGACTCGACAACATCGGCGCGTTCGACCGCTCCAAGCCTCTTCCCTCCGGCGGGCACTTGGAACAGGCGGACGGCACGGCCTGGATGGCGTTCTACGCCGCCACGATGATGGCCATGGCGCTTGAACTGGCGAAGGAAGAACCCGCCTACGAGGACGTCGCCTCGAAATTCTTCGAACATTTTGTAGCGATAACCGACGCCATGAACACTCTTGGGGGCACCGGACTCTGGAACGAAGAGGATGGGTTCTACTACGACCAGCTCCTGCTTGGCGGACGAACCATCCCGCTGCGGGTACGGTCGATGGTGGGGATCATCCCGCTTCTTGCCGTGGAGGTTCTGGATTGGGAAACCATCGGCCGATTGAAGGGTTTCTCGAAAAGAATGAAGTGGTTTCTGGAAAACAGGAAGGATCTTGCGGAGACCATTTCGTACATGGAGTCCGTGGAGGAGGGAAATCACAGCCATCGGCTGCTCGCCATCCCGAGTCGCCGGCGCCTTGAGCGAGTCATGCGCTACCTGCTGGATGAAAAGGAGTTCCTGTCGCCCTACGGCATCCGATCGCTCTCGAAGGCGCACGGCGAAGATCCCTACGTCTTCGGCTTGAACGGCGACGAATATCGCGTGGAGTACGTTCCCGGAGAATCGACCACGGCGTTGTTCGGGGGAAATTCCAATTGGCGCGGGCCGATCTGGTTCCCGCTGAACTACCTGCTCATCGAGGCTCTGGAACGGTATCACCATTTCTACGGCGACAAGTTTCGAGTGGAATGTCCCACGGGGTCCGGGCGGAGGATGAATCTGTCGGAAGTGGCCCACGAACTGGCCACGCGGCTGTCCCGTCTGTTCCTGCCGGACGCGGAAGGACGACGGCCCTGCCACGGTGACGACGCGCGATATGCCCGGGACCCCGATTGGAAGAACCTGGTTCTCTTTTACGAGTATTTCCACGGAGACTCCGGCAAGGGCTTGGGAGCCAGCCACCAGACGGGCTGGACCGCGCTCGTTGCAAAACTGTTTCAAGACTTGGCCCGACATGCCATCTAG
- the galT gene encoding galactose-1-phosphate uridylyltransferase, translating into MPELRKDPITGRWVIISTERRKRASDFGEITMTAPSADSQGNCPFCVGHEHLTPPEILRLNGRDGAWRVRVVPNKFPALRVEGELDRRGLGVYDIMNGVGAHEVIIESPKHDEKLSTCTTALWRDNLWVFRERINDLKRDKRMRSMVVFKNYGEEAGATLEHPHSQLIALPIVPRELATEMDGAKFHFTYRERCIFCDILRQEMDQGERIVSVSQDFVAFEPFASRFPFETWIAPRHHAAYYEHITDAQLDDLSAIFCDIFRRLDRTLGHIPYNFYLHSAPSDGDRVEDSFHWHFEITPIQTRIAGFEKGAGFFINPAPPEEAATFLRGV; encoded by the coding sequence ATGCCTGAGCTGAGAAAGGATCCCATCACCGGCCGCTGGGTCATCATATCGACCGAGCGGAGAAAGCGCGCCTCCGATTTCGGGGAGATCACGATGACGGCGCCCTCGGCGGACTCGCAAGGCAACTGTCCTTTTTGCGTGGGCCATGAACACCTGACGCCGCCCGAAATCTTGCGATTGAACGGCCGAGACGGGGCTTGGCGGGTGAGGGTGGTGCCCAACAAGTTCCCTGCGCTCCGGGTGGAGGGGGAACTCGACCGTCGGGGTCTGGGCGTGTACGACATCATGAACGGCGTTGGCGCGCACGAAGTGATCATCGAGTCGCCGAAGCACGATGAAAAACTCTCGACCTGTACGACGGCCCTGTGGCGGGACAATCTGTGGGTCTTTCGGGAAAGGATCAACGACCTGAAGCGCGACAAGCGGATGCGTTCCATGGTCGTCTTCAAGAACTACGGCGAGGAAGCCGGCGCCACGCTGGAACATCCGCACAGCCAGCTCATCGCCCTGCCCATCGTCCCGAGGGAGTTGGCCACGGAGATGGACGGCGCCAAATTCCATTTTACCTACCGCGAACGTTGCATCTTCTGCGACATCCTGAGGCAGGAAATGGACCAGGGCGAGCGCATCGTGTCGGTCTCGCAGGATTTCGTAGCCTTCGAACCGTTCGCCTCGCGATTTCCGTTTGAGACATGGATCGCGCCCCGGCATCACGCCGCCTACTATGAACACATCACCGACGCCCAGCTCGACGACCTCTCGGCCATCTTCTGCGACATCTTCCGCCGGTTGGACCGGACGCTCGGCCACATTCCGTACAATTTCTACCTTCATTCCGCGCCATCGGATGGGGACCGCGTGGAGGACTCCTTCCATTGGCATTTCGAAATCACGCCCATACAGACCCGGATCGCCGGGTTCGAAAAAGGAGCGGGTTTTTTCATCAATCCCGCGCCGCCCGAAGAGGCGGCCACTTTTTTACGGGGGGTGTAG
- a CDS encoding glycogen debranching enzyme family protein, producing the protein MLLEGLGFDPNAEWLEADGLGGFASGTVSGIRSRRYHALLLVATDPPAGRVVLVNGFDAWVDTPEGSYAITSQRYLPEVVHPDGMTRIDSFKPDPWPTWTFQFENGTRLLHELFVPHETQSVCISWKVLGKKQPGRLRVRPFLSGRDYHSLHHNNPSFNFESGAGEGYVSWRPYAVHPRVVSRMNGTYRHEPTWYGNFLYAQERDRGLDSSEDLGSPGVMKWDLSAGPAIWILSAEQAGSSVDATIDARSRFEAHRKAELNRRKRFSSPLHQSADSYLVRRGGARTAWPSRDWLDATKRGEGKTLVAGYPWFTDWGRDTFISLRGLCLATGRFGEAHDILSNWSDMVSEGMLPNRFPDSGGEPEFNSVDASLWFVVAVYEFLRLAASRRFKVTEELRVRLVSAVRAILDGYARGTRYGIHQDHDGLLACGETGTQLTWMDARVDGRPVTPRIGKPVEIQALWLNAVRILGELEGGSLGPFESLQKTFRARFWNSGRGCLFDVVDVDHEPGRNDAGLRPNQIFAVGGLPFSLLDRNAATQVVEVVENRLLTPMGLRTLAPGESGYAARYEGGVHQRDGAYHQGTVWPWLMGPFVEAWIRVRGSSENAKREARSRFLPGLRAHLDEAGLGHISEIADAEPPHISRGCPFQAWSLGEYLRLEMGVFAPTSRKTKRLQQNADL; encoded by the coding sequence ATTCTGTTGGAGGGTCTTGGTTTCGATCCCAACGCGGAATGGCTGGAGGCGGACGGCCTCGGTGGGTTCGCGTCAGGAACAGTTTCCGGAATCCGCAGCCGCCGCTACCACGCCCTCCTTCTCGTCGCCACGGATCCCCCCGCCGGCCGTGTGGTGCTCGTCAACGGGTTTGACGCCTGGGTCGACACCCCGGAGGGCAGCTATGCGATCACCTCCCAGCGATACCTGCCGGAGGTGGTGCATCCGGATGGAATGACCCGAATCGATTCCTTCAAGCCCGACCCGTGGCCCACATGGACGTTCCAGTTTGAGAACGGGACGCGCCTCCTGCACGAGCTGTTCGTGCCGCACGAGACACAATCCGTGTGCATCTCCTGGAAAGTGCTTGGCAAGAAGCAGCCAGGCCGGCTTCGTGTCCGTCCCTTCCTGTCAGGTCGTGACTACCACTCGTTGCACCACAACAACCCATCGTTCAACTTTGAGTCAGGGGCGGGTGAAGGTTACGTGTCTTGGAGACCCTATGCCGTCCATCCACGAGTGGTCAGTCGGATGAACGGTACGTACCGCCATGAGCCGACCTGGTACGGCAACTTCCTGTACGCCCAAGAGCGGGACCGGGGCTTGGATTCCAGTGAGGATCTCGGATCGCCCGGTGTGATGAAGTGGGATCTGTCGGCAGGCCCGGCGATCTGGATTCTATCGGCTGAGCAGGCCGGTTCATCCGTGGACGCCACCATTGACGCGAGGTCGCGCTTTGAGGCTCATCGAAAGGCGGAGTTGAACCGACGCAAGCGTTTCTCCTCGCCGCTCCACCAGTCTGCTGATTCTTACCTGGTGCGACGAGGCGGCGCCAGGACGGCATGGCCGTCCCGCGACTGGCTGGATGCCACCAAGCGGGGAGAAGGCAAGACTCTTGTGGCCGGCTATCCGTGGTTCACCGATTGGGGGCGGGATACGTTCATCTCGCTCCGAGGACTGTGTCTGGCTACAGGCCGATTCGGGGAGGCTCACGACATTCTCTCGAATTGGTCAGACATGGTATCGGAGGGCATGCTTCCGAATCGGTTTCCCGATTCGGGCGGAGAGCCGGAATTCAATTCGGTGGACGCCTCGCTCTGGTTCGTGGTGGCGGTCTATGAGTTTCTGCGCCTGGCCGCGTCAAGGCGATTCAAGGTGACCGAGGAGTTGCGCGTCCGGTTGGTTTCGGCGGTTCGGGCCATTCTGGACGGCTACGCCAGGGGCACTCGCTACGGGATTCATCAGGACCACGACGGACTTCTCGCATGCGGTGAGACCGGAACACAGCTCACCTGGATGGATGCGAGAGTGGACGGACGGCCTGTCACGCCTCGCATCGGAAAACCGGTCGAGATCCAGGCGCTGTGGTTGAACGCGGTCCGGATCCTGGGCGAACTGGAGGGAGGCTCCCTCGGCCCCTTCGAGAGCCTACAGAAAACATTTCGAGCACGATTCTGGAATTCCGGTCGCGGCTGTCTCTTCGACGTGGTCGACGTGGATCACGAGCCGGGACGGAATGACGCAGGCCTTCGCCCAAACCAGATCTTTGCGGTAGGCGGTCTGCCATTCTCATTGCTTGACCGCAATGCCGCCACACAAGTTGTGGAAGTCGTAGAAAACCGGCTCCTCACTCCCATGGGACTGCGAACTCTGGCCCCCGGCGAATCCGGGTACGCGGCGCGATACGAAGGCGGGGTGCACCAACGCGATGGCGCCTATCATCAGGGGACGGTCTGGCCGTGGCTGATGGGACCGTTCGTGGAAGCATGGATTCGGGTGCGTGGAAGTTCGGAGAACGCGAAACGGGAGGCGAGGTCACGCTTCCTGCCGGGACTCCGGGCGCACCTGGACGAAGCGGGACTGGGGCACATCTCAGAAATTGCAGATGCCGAGCCGCCACATATCTCTCGCGGCTGCCCGTTCCAGGCGTGGTCCCTCGGGGAGTACCTCCGATTGGAAATGGGCGTTTTTGCACCCACCTCGCGAAAAACAAAGAGGCTCCAACAGAATGCAGATTTGTAG